A genome region from Chengkuizengella sp. SCS-71B includes the following:
- a CDS encoding glutamate synthase-related protein codes for MNKLMMNEGKFQNLLQSEHDSCGIICIIEKDGKPSRDNIKKTIDALVMMEHRSGFIEGEGDGCGILTDIPRALWEKRLTVSNLDGKLAYDQRFMIAHIFLPRKLDISVAEMQAQIREMFKDAEVRIVLEQENEVNNNVLGKYALNDEPTFWQVAGLCEKQEVNINDHLFELHVDIEERFNVHVASLSSTTTAYKVMGAASILPKYFNDTQDELFAAQVTIGHNRYSTNTLPNFFRVQPSSILGHNGEINTVKKMRHEAEMVNVPLLDGGSDSQDMNRTIETFIHRFGLSLFEAMELVFPPIINEMKQFRAELQDLYVYYRQIWGHFAQGPAGIVSRYENECVFSVDALGLRPLWMVESDTSLYFSSEQGIITVGEMVKEPKPISPGEKIGVKLTENAPVEVVPYSEIQNIVLERAKSRVDFSGLNKHLSFASSDLDITLNQDVEATGNLYSAFGWDREGIQMIESMSKTGAEPIRSLGHDGPLAAIHWERQNIPDFIKESVAVVTNPAIDRDRETEHFSTRVVIGPRPSIYGEIDERLRIELPSPMVLEGSLGSESLKQLNQLSLEQILSEFHTQGQNNVAVLSLTYNRNTKVKDALEKLAAEAKNAVQNGASILLLDDAKAHQNDQLWLDPHLSVSKIDLALKANVLDNGENLRRQTSIILRSGAVRSLHDIAVAVGLGADLISPYMIFATAADKEDAPAARKVYLALKKGLEKVISTIGTHELRGYTRFFSSIGLHPEIAEVLDIVNYLGSEKAGKSFDDLEKEAEERYESYHQEKAKPARNFHFFQRMWKSLNEAADGSAPYSDYEEKLREQEKKNPISIRHLADFDYEKANKTHKPLDPSEVNIGIGDHDYPMLISSMSFGSQNETAFRAYAEAGNRLNMITMNGEGGEIKDMLGKYKKTRGAQIASGRFGVNVELVNGVAVLEVKIGQGAKPGEGGHLPGQKVNDKIAEARNATFGSDLISPSNNHDIYSIEDLAQIISELKEASGRKCKISIKVPVVPNIGTIAVGIAKAGANIITLSGFDGGTGAARVHSLQNVGLPTEIGTKLAHNALIEAGLRDKVEIWSDGGMKSGADVVKMIMLGANRCGFGSIAMQSIGCTTCRGCHLDTCHVGISTQIDSLEEAEERGLRRFVPRVYDTAVDSLVRLFGGMGEEIRDIVAKLGFNNAQDLVGRSDLLKQINYAEKMDLSDLLRPAPIQFTVPSMEANISTSDILAVAAGAEGQEYFPDAVSFNATIEKNWSGIVADARILGTRYSSHRVRDRYNGSYNDLPKVNLNITDGSVPGIGLAAFNADGVNITVQGGSEDGVGKMAYGGKVAILKSTGKHGEFINGSVGKSFCYGAQGGLFIVQGDADSRACIRLSGADVIFGGEIKQPLQDHLGSISTRANLKGFAFEYMTNGRAVVLGDPGAWICAGMTGGVIYQRLNPEMGLDKEAIQHRIATGAKVFINSLTDKSHSDLNELLNIYREELNNSGQSEAAEKISNLLENLDDNFVMISSENLQELQGIVTE; via the coding sequence ATGAATAAACTTATGATGAATGAGGGAAAGTTTCAAAACCTATTACAATCAGAGCATGACAGCTGTGGAATCATCTGTATTATTGAAAAGGATGGGAAGCCCTCTCGTGATAATATAAAAAAAACAATTGATGCCTTAGTCATGATGGAACATCGTTCTGGTTTTATAGAAGGTGAAGGGGATGGATGTGGGATCCTCACAGATATTCCAAGAGCACTGTGGGAGAAACGATTAACAGTTTCTAATTTAGATGGAAAACTAGCTTATGATCAGCGTTTTATGATCGCTCATATTTTCCTTCCTAGAAAATTAGATATTTCTGTAGCAGAAATGCAAGCACAGATCCGTGAAATGTTCAAAGATGCAGAAGTAAGAATTGTCTTAGAACAAGAAAACGAAGTAAATAATAATGTATTAGGCAAATATGCCCTTAATGATGAGCCAACTTTTTGGCAAGTAGCTGGTCTTTGTGAAAAACAAGAAGTCAATATCAATGACCATTTATTTGAGCTTCATGTTGATATTGAGGAAAGGTTTAATGTACATGTTGCTTCACTAAGCTCAACTACAACTGCTTATAAAGTGATGGGTGCTGCGAGCATCTTACCTAAGTATTTCAACGATACTCAAGATGAATTATTCGCTGCACAAGTAACCATTGGACATAATCGTTACTCTACCAATACATTACCTAACTTTTTCCGTGTTCAACCTTCAAGCATCTTAGGGCATAATGGTGAAATCAATACAGTAAAAAAGATGAGACATGAAGCTGAAATGGTTAATGTACCTTTACTTGATGGTGGTAGTGATTCACAGGATATGAATCGTACAATTGAAACTTTCATTCATCGTTTTGGATTAAGCTTATTTGAAGCGATGGAGCTTGTATTCCCACCTATTATTAATGAAATGAAACAGTTCAGGGCAGAACTGCAAGATTTATATGTATACTACCGACAGATTTGGGGTCACTTTGCACAAGGTCCAGCTGGGATCGTTTCCCGTTATGAAAACGAATGTGTATTCAGCGTTGATGCTTTAGGACTTCGTCCACTATGGATGGTAGAAAGTGATACTTCTTTATATTTCTCATCAGAGCAAGGAATCATTACTGTTGGCGAAATGGTGAAGGAACCAAAACCGATTTCTCCAGGTGAAAAAATAGGCGTAAAACTAACAGAAAATGCTCCTGTAGAAGTTGTTCCTTATAGTGAAATTCAAAACATTGTATTAGAGCGAGCAAAATCACGTGTTGATTTTTCCGGATTGAATAAACACCTTTCTTTTGCCTCAAGCGATCTAGACATTACACTAAATCAAGATGTAGAAGCAACAGGAAATTTATATAGTGCATTTGGTTGGGACCGCGAGGGCATTCAGATGATTGAATCCATGTCTAAAACAGGTGCTGAGCCAATCCGTTCATTAGGTCATGATGGCCCTTTAGCTGCTATCCACTGGGAAAGGCAAAACATCCCAGATTTTATTAAAGAAAGTGTTGCAGTCGTAACTAACCCAGCAATTGATCGTGATCGTGAAACAGAACACTTTTCTACACGTGTTGTTATAGGACCACGCCCTTCGATATACGGAGAAATCGATGAACGTTTACGAATTGAACTACCTTCTCCAATGGTATTGGAAGGATCTCTTGGTTCAGAAAGTTTAAAACAATTAAATCAATTGTCATTAGAACAAATCCTTTCAGAGTTCCATACACAAGGACAGAACAATGTAGCAGTTTTATCTCTTACTTATAATCGAAATACAAAAGTAAAGGACGCTTTAGAAAAGTTAGCTGCGGAAGCAAAAAATGCAGTTCAAAACGGTGCTTCTATTTTATTATTAGATGATGCTAAAGCACATCAAAATGATCAATTATGGTTAGATCCTCATTTATCTGTATCTAAAATTGATCTAGCTCTAAAAGCAAATGTATTAGATAATGGAGAAAATCTTCGTCGTCAAACTAGCATCATATTACGCTCAGGAGCAGTAAGAAGTTTACATGACATCGCGGTTGCTGTAGGACTCGGTGCTGATCTTATCTCACCTTATATGATTTTTGCTACGGCAGCTGATAAAGAGGACGCTCCTGCCGCTAGAAAAGTGTACCTTGCACTCAAAAAAGGTTTAGAAAAGGTTATTTCTACCATTGGTACGCATGAATTACGTGGATACACACGTTTCTTCTCATCCATTGGTTTACATCCAGAGATTGCAGAAGTATTAGATATAGTCAATTACTTAGGTAGTGAAAAGGCTGGAAAAAGTTTTGATGATCTTGAAAAAGAAGCCGAAGAACGTTATGAGTCATATCATCAAGAAAAAGCAAAACCAGCACGTAACTTCCACTTCTTCCAACGTATGTGGAAATCTTTAAACGAAGCTGCTGATGGCTCTGCACCATATAGTGATTATGAAGAAAAACTTCGCGAGCAAGAAAAGAAAAATCCTATATCCATCCGTCACTTAGCTGATTTTGATTATGAAAAAGCAAATAAAACACATAAACCCTTAGATCCATCTGAAGTGAATATTGGAATTGGAGATCATGATTATCCAATGTTAATCTCCTCCATGTCTTTTGGTTCGCAAAATGAAACAGCCTTCCGCGCTTATGCTGAAGCTGGTAACCGCCTAAATATGATTACGATGAACGGAGAAGGCGGAGAAATTAAAGATATGTTAGGTAAATACAAAAAAACACGTGGTGCACAAATTGCATCTGGCCGCTTTGGTGTCAATGTTGAACTTGTGAATGGTGTTGCTGTATTAGAAGTCAAAATTGGTCAGGGTGCAAAACCAGGTGAAGGTGGGCATTTACCAGGACAGAAGGTAAACGATAAAATTGCAGAAGCACGTAATGCTACATTTGGTTCTGATCTAATTTCACCTTCAAACAATCACGATATCTATTCAATTGAGGATTTAGCACAAATTATTTCTGAGTTGAAAGAAGCTAGTGGACGCAAATGCAAAATCAGTATCAAAGTTCCTGTAGTACCTAACATTGGTACAATTGCAGTTGGGATTGCAAAAGCTGGAGCTAATATTATTACTCTATCTGGTTTTGATGGCGGTACAGGAGCTGCTCGTGTCCACTCCTTGCAGAACGTTGGTTTACCTACGGAAATTGGTACAAAATTAGCTCATAATGCTTTGATTGAAGCAGGCCTTCGAGATAAAGTAGAAATATGGTCTGACGGTGGTATGAAATCAGGAGCAGATGTTGTAAAAATGATCATGCTTGGTGCAAATCGTTGTGGATTTGGTAGTATTGCAATGCAATCTATCGGATGTACAACATGCCGCGGCTGTCATTTAGATACTTGTCATGTTGGGATCTCAACACAAATCGATTCACTTGAAGAAGCAGAAGAAAGAGGATTACGTCGTTTTGTGCCTCGTGTTTATGATACGGCCGTTGATTCACTTGTTCGACTTTTTGGTGGCATGGGTGAAGAAATCCGTGACATTGTTGCTAAGCTTGGGTTTAATAATGCACAGGATTTAGTTGGACGCTCTGATTTATTAAAACAAATCAACTACGCTGAAAAAATGGATCTATCTGACTTATTACGTCCTGCACCAATCCAATTTACAGTACCATCAATGGAAGCAAATATTTCTACTTCTGATATCTTAGCTGTTGCTGCTGGAGCTGAAGGTCAAGAATACTTCCCAGATGCAGTATCCTTTAATGCAACAATAGAAAAAAACTGGTCTGGTATAGTAGCGGATGCAAGAATTTTGGGAACTCGTTATTCTAGCCATCGCGTTAGAGATCGTTATAACGGAAGTTATAATGACTTGCCAAAAGTAAACTTAAATATAACCGATGGTTCTGTACCAGGTATCGGATTAGCAGCTTTTAATGCTGATGGTGTAAATATTACAGTACAGGGCGGATCTGAAGATGGAGTAGGTAAAATGGCTTATGGTGGTAAAGTAGCGATATTAAAATCCACAGGTAAACACGGAGAATTCATCAACGGTTCTGTCGGTAAATCATTCTGTTACGGTGCTCAAGGTGGATTGTTCATTGTTCAGGGAGATGCTGACTCTCGTGCTTGTATTCGCTTGTCTGGGGCAGATGTTATTTTCGGGGGAGAAATTAAACAACCGCTTCAAGATCATTTAGGATCGATATCTACACGTGCTAATTTAAAAGGTTTTGCTTTTGAATATATGACAAACGGTCGTGCAGTTGTATTAGGTGATCCGGGAGCTTGGATTTGTGCAGGTATGACTGGCGGTGTAATTTATCAGCGATTAAATCCAGAAATGGGCTTAGATAAAGAAGCTATTCAACACCGTATTGCAACAGGTGCCAAAGTATTCATTAATTCACTTACAGATAAAAGCCACAGTGATTTAAATGAATTGTTAAATATATACCGTGAAGAATTAAATAACTCAGGACAATCAGAGGCTGCTGAAAAAATTAGCAATTTATTAGAAAACCTTGATGACAACTTTGTTATGATCTCATCAGAAAACTTACAAGAGTTACAAGGCATTGTAACGGAATAA
- a CDS encoding dihydrofolate reductase family protein: protein MRKIVYDIATTLDNFVAREDRTVDGFIMEGEHAEEYLERIKGYDTVLMGKNTYEFGFSYGIEPGKPAYPNMMNYVFSRSTQYPTEIGIKVINENQITFIEELKQTVGSDIWLCGAGTFAGFLLNHQLIDQLILKVNPVMFGKGIPLFGDISRELKLDLVNSKTYDNGVILQNYDINYL from the coding sequence ATGAGAAAAATTGTATACGACATTGCAACCACATTGGATAATTTCGTTGCTAGAGAGGATCGAACAGTTGATGGATTTATTATGGAGGGAGAACATGCAGAAGAATATTTAGAAAGAATAAAAGGATATGACACAGTGTTAATGGGAAAGAACACTTATGAATTTGGTTTTTCCTATGGAATTGAACCTGGAAAACCTGCATATCCAAATATGATGAATTATGTGTTTTCTAGATCGACCCAATATCCTACTGAAATAGGGATTAAAGTGATTAATGAAAATCAGATTACTTTTATAGAAGAACTGAAACAGACAGTAGGCAGCGATATTTGGTTATGTGGTGCAGGAACATTTGCTGGCTTCTTACTGAATCATCAATTGATTGATCAACTGATTTTAAAAGTAAATCCAGTTATGTTTGGAAAAGGAATCCCATTGTTCGGAGATATAAGCAGAGAATTAAAATTAGATCTTGTAAATTCCAAAACTTATGATAATGGAGTTATCCTTCAAAACTATGATATCAATTACTTGTAA
- a CDS encoding GNAT family N-acetyltransferase — MGDMMIRTFKQDDINYIINSHYKLYNREFNYDLSFRDFIENSVNGFIKRSNIKENIWILEIQGNKSGSISIKKVNEETAQLGLFLVDPNARGAGYGQQLVQTAIDFCKEFGFKKIVLWTNSELTSARRIYERNGFQLKEIRIQTLSKKELIEERWELFI, encoded by the coding sequence ATGGGTGATATGATGATACGCACATTTAAACAAGATGACATAAATTATATTATTAACTCACACTATAAGCTGTATAATAGAGAATTCAATTATGATTTATCTTTCAGAGATTTTATTGAAAATAGCGTAAATGGTTTTATAAAAAGGAGTAATATTAAAGAAAACATTTGGATTCTAGAAATCCAAGGCAACAAAAGTGGATCTATAAGTATTAAGAAAGTTAATGAGGAGACTGCTCAGTTAGGTTTATTTCTTGTTGATCCCAACGCAAGAGGTGCTGGTTATGGACAACAATTAGTACAAACAGCTATTGATTTTTGTAAGGAATTTGGTTTCAAAAAGATCGTTCTATGGACAAATAGTGAACTCACTTCGGCAAGACGAATTTATGAGAGAAATGGATTTCAATTAAAGGAAATTCGTATTCAAACGCTGTCTAAAAAAGAACTTATAGAAGAGCGATGGGAATTATTTATTTAG
- a CDS encoding ABC transporter ATP-binding protein, protein MRVIECFDLKKTFSTKKVLNKISFSIEENKITGLIGRNGAGKTTLLKIIAGFIKETSGEIKVFSEKPFNNLNTSANVIFVDDHMSFPSTIPLLELLKVAESFYPNWNRDLAMRLIEYFSFDPKTYHHRLSKGKTSTFNMIIGLASRCPLTIFDEPTTGMDESVRKDFYKALLKDYIAYPRTIILSSHHLSEIENLLEDVLLIKGGKTYLQMPISELKEYAVGLQGNTEDVLKLTSNKEVLFENHIGTNVIYVVIKNVSSKNLLQQARHAGVKISPVRLSDLCVYLTNETKGGIEDAFNEN, encoded by the coding sequence ATGAGAGTCATAGAATGTTTTGATTTGAAGAAAACATTTTCAACGAAAAAAGTTTTAAATAAAATTAGTTTTTCTATTGAAGAGAATAAAATAACGGGATTAATTGGCCGGAATGGGGCAGGAAAAACAACATTGTTAAAAATTATTGCTGGTTTCATTAAAGAAACGTCAGGTGAAATTAAAGTTTTCTCAGAGAAGCCATTTAATAATCTTAACACCTCCGCTAATGTTATCTTTGTGGACGATCACATGAGTTTTCCATCAACTATTCCGCTTTTAGAACTATTAAAAGTAGCGGAAAGCTTTTATCCAAATTGGAACAGAGATCTAGCTATGCGTTTAATTGAATATTTTTCTTTTGATCCTAAGACTTATCACCATAGACTTTCAAAAGGAAAAACAAGCACGTTTAATATGATTATCGGCTTAGCATCCCGTTGTCCATTAACAATCTTTGATGAACCAACTACAGGAATGGATGAATCGGTAAGAAAAGATTTTTATAAAGCATTGCTGAAGGATTATATTGCCTATCCTCGTACGATCATTCTATCTAGTCATCACTTAAGTGAAATTGAGAATTTATTGGAAGATGTGTTACTCATTAAAGGTGGGAAAACATACTTACAAATGCCAATATCTGAGTTAAAGGAATATGCGGTTGGATTACAAGGAAATACCGAAGATGTTCTTAAATTGACTAGTAATAAAGAAGTTTTATTTGAAAATCACATAGGCACAAATGTTATTTATGTAGTTATTAAGAATGTTAGTTCTAAGAATTTACTTCAGCAAGCACGTCATGCTGGGGTGAAAATCTCTCCTGTCCGGTTAAGTGATTTATGTGTTTATTTAACAAATGAAACGAAAGGAGGCATTGAGGATGCCTTTAACGAGAATTAG
- a CDS encoding GntR family transcriptional regulator, producing MYCEGAETILNTDSTKPIYIQIAEWIESEILNGQFQIDEKVYSQYQLAEMYTINPATAAKGLNLLVDEKILYKKRGLGLFVSSGGKEIIINKRKNFTLKALVRELVVEAKQLHISEHELIKMIKEAYSEEG from the coding sequence ATGTACTGTGAGGGGGCGGAAACAATTCTAAACACGGATAGTACTAAGCCTATCTATATACAAATAGCTGAGTGGATTGAATCTGAGATTTTAAATGGACAATTTCAGATAGATGAAAAAGTGTACTCACAATATCAATTAGCTGAAATGTATACAATTAATCCTGCAACTGCAGCAAAGGGGCTTAACCTTCTAGTAGATGAGAAAATTTTATATAAAAAACGAGGACTCGGATTGTTTGTGTCTAGTGGTGGAAAAGAAATAATCATCAATAAACGAAAAAATTTTACATTGAAAGCACTTGTACGAGAATTGGTTGTTGAAGCTAAACAGTTGCATATAAGTGAACATGAGTTAATTAAGATGATAAAAGAGGCATATAGTGAGGAGGGTTAA